The DNA sequence TGTTTATTTTACCAATACTTGATGTTTGAGAATGTACAATAAACAACCAAATTTTACTTCTAGTATTTCTATCAGCAAAGGAAAATGAAATTATGAGACTTATGAGTCACCATATGAAGTGTTTGATTAGATCTTTTTTTGCAAACTATTTGATCAGATCTCTTGATGTGCTTGTAGATGACCCGATGGTGTTGGTGCTTCTACGGAATGCATACAAACAAAGGAAATGTATGCTTGGAATGGTGTGTTTGGGCTTCGGCGGATTGTAGATCAGCAAAAGAAATGTATGCACGGCATACAcatgtgtctatatatataagcactttAACACTTGTAATAGCTAGCTTTGCTTTCAATGCTGTGAAGTTGTTTAGATTTAAAAAAATGGGAGCAGCAAACAGTTCCTTTGTTTCACCTTAGCTTCTACCAAAGGCCATCTCATCTGCCTTCCTTTGTTTTCAATTCCTatatgtcgacgaaagctggtcggcagtctaccttggggtatacccacggtagtagtttatcggtagacggtgcgcaaactacgaactcgatggtgacgcaagacacggacaagctttttatccaggttcggccgccgagttggcgtaatacctacgtcctgcgtctggttgtattgatttgtgttgagagaatctcctgtcctaggggggtcccttgcccctccttatatagtctggagggcagggttacagatctggaaactaatcctagtcggttacaattgccatggataattcgatatcaattcctattctaaccgactagaatcctgcttgatctccacatctcgtttccttgcgcgaaactccaggttgtcggatcaagccttgtactcgtctcgtaatgggccaagcctccttgccgaagtctagccgtaagggtataggggtttatacccccacagctagtccccgagcaccatgtattgtgatgtaacacgccgtcttgagcttcttcgatcagtgaggcttgacgtcttcaataagtgggaaagtcgcccaaacagttgcaacggttctttgaccaactcaaaagacagttgatcaacattgacgtcgaagaagcgagttgttcgaagaatgcatggtgctctaaattaaaaaagatttctttcctggtgaagtgtgcccactttacttttttgaaaggtttaaacatcaaaaaagcaagcatattcaccgcaaggtgaagtgtgcccacttagtccccgagcctggtagtaggtgacgtaggcacgtggtgccagggtcaaaatcctcaaagaaattctgtaactgagatgcatcgccagatgcatcgtaccgatgtagtccccgagcttgctggaaggcgaagtatgagccttgtagcaaggtctaaaaagttgaatttaccagtccgtctgcaattgaatagactaatcgaccagtccccgagcatataacgctcggtggtcggtacagtccccgaattctcaaattggtgggctggtcgaccagtccccgagcgtatagtgctcggtggtcggtacagtccccgaattctcaaattggtgggctggtcgaccagtccccgagcgtatagtgctcggtggtcggtacaatccccgagctaatagactgggcgaccagtccccgagcgtcgagtgctcggtggtcggtgcagtccttgaagttccgagctaatagactgggtgaccagtccccgagcgtcgagtgctcggtggtcggtgcagtccccggattgttaaattggtgggctggtcgaccagtccccgagcgtatagtgctcggtggtcggtgcagtccccaagttcttaaattggtgagctggtcgaccagtccccgagcgtatagtgctcggtggtcggcacagtcctcgagcacggcgtagggaccggtggacaagtccccgagcgtggttgggaacgtaaacgtgctcggtggtcggcacagtcttcgagcacaacatagagagtagtcgacaagtccccgagcgtggttgggaacgtaaacgtgctcggtggtcggagcagtccccgggcacagcgtagggaatagtcgacgagtccccgagcgtagcttgtcgactgggccaaacccctgaaaaataaatataaagaataggtagtacatgatgtataaataaactttagataaaaatcagtactgagataagttttagattttttgttataaaattagcacaagtagttaattcatcctagagtttgtaccagctctggtctagccaacaatcagcatgaggtgcggaacctagacacgcgtgggattgccagcctcgccagagagctactgccgaccacccgaaatgcagagggcggatctcgtgcacgtgtagggaggagtcggagacagtaccggctctagaaagctcgtgtaggagaaaaaactagtgtggctaaacaaaaagttgtttttgaaggataataaaaaatattatgcaaaaaataaataagatattagaagtgtacttatctttggatgaaagtctggtcggtgacgacaaaattgtttggccctcgagcttttggacttgttatcgtgacggtggtcgcggttgtcgtagcgccgttcttcgcggcgattattattgcgactcgtggtcagagcaagtaggccaaacaacttggttgataggctgagcaggtcggtgtcgtcgatctgcctccctttgtagcagagaagcggcgacgcgttgtcggcgtggtcggagacgctgctggtgtggtcgaaaccgtagccagcgtggctgaagccgccgccgacgtcgatgaagaagtggttggcgcagatcggatcaacACCTGCTtcgtggtcatggcggtgaagttgttgaagctgacggtgaacgtgaagtcgcccgccatggccgcgaagtcggggatgatggccatcttgttcgtcgggagagctgtacgcacaccccctacctggcgcgccactgtcgacgaaagctggtcggcagtctaccttggggtataccctcggtagtagtttatcggtagacggtgcgcaaactacgaactcgatggtgacgcaagacacggacaagctttttatccaggttcggccgccgagttggcgtaatacctacgtcctgcgtctggttgtattgatttgtgttgagagaatctcctgtcctaggggggtcccttgcccctccttatatagtctggagggcagggttacagatctggaaactaatcctagtcggttacaattgccatggataattcgatatcaattcctattctaaccgactagaatcctgcttgatctccacatctcgtttccttgcgcgaaactccaggttgtcggatcaagccttgtactcgtctcgtaatgggccaagcctcctggccgaagtctagccgtaagggtataggggtttatacccccacactatAGGATTAGAGAAGTATGTCATCTCAATTCCTGAGTTTTTCATTTTCCTATACTTTTCCTCTCCAACAATCCAAAGGGGCCCTAATGTTAGGTAAGATATAGATTTCTAGTTGAGCCTTCTGACAGAAAAAATTTCTTTCTACTTTGGTAAACATTACATGAAAATTATTTATTGTTAGCAAACGTGCTTGCGTGCTATAACAAAACCTAATACGAACATGAGCCATAAGTAGTCTAATATGTACGAGAGGCTGTTTTGAAATTTTTAAAAGTGGGTTGGCAGAAACTCTTAGATCAAGATAGGTGTATATACATGTGCCTTACTCGCAACATCACAaaatgattcaagaatttgaaataATTCACCCATTCGATAGAGAGGATAGTGTGCCTATTAGTATTTAGCGGAGAGCTCTTCTTAACCGTTGTACTCCCTGTGTCTTGTAACATAATACATCCTAAGAACTTTTGGATAAATTAAGAGAGAACAAAAGACACATAATCCTCATTTTTATTACCTAATCAAACACTATCGCCATTGGTTGATAAATGGAATGTTATTAATGCAAAATTGGTTTTTGTTCTTCTAGAATGCATTATATTTGCGGGGAGGCGCGTTTCTTTAAGGGTAATGTGTGTGTTGAAgtggaaagaaagaaagaggaaCGTTCAGCCCGACTCCCctgattagagagagagagagagagagagagagttcgaTCCCAGGCCTGTGTGGACTGGTTCGTGCGAGTCCGATGATGGCCGGCGGCGACGACCTGGCCGCACTCCACGAGCAGGTCGCCCTCGCATCCTCCGCCGCCATCTCCGCCTCCGATCTCGACCTCGCATTCCAACTCCAGGTCGCCGAGGCCATCCAAGCCTCGCTCCGCTCGCACAATGCCGCCGCCCCATCATCTTCGTCGCAGGCCGCCCCCGTCCTCCCCGTCCCCGAGCCCTCCTCCGACGCCGCCTACGCCTTCGCGGTCCAGGCCGCCGACCTCACGCGCGCCGAGCAGGACCGCCGCGACGCCGAGGCCTGCCGCGCCGCCCAAGCCCGGGTCGCCGCCTCCGCCCGCATCGCCGCGCACGACGCCCTCTTCGCCCGCGACCTCGCCGCCATCCCCGAGGATCAATGGGCCCACGACGGCGACTACTTCGAGCGCCCCGTCGACTCCTCGCCCCGCCCGCTGTTCCGCGTCTTCTCCAAGGGTATGCCGAGCAGGGACGTCGTGGGCCCGCGGAACCGGGATCCCAGCGTCGCCGTGCTCGCGGTGGCTGTCTCCAGGACGCAGGGTGGGGTGGTGCTCAGGATACAGAAGCCGGTGGAGCGCTTTGTGGGCGGCCGCATGATTGTGGAGGTGATGGCGCTGATGGAGGGCCTCGACGCCGCCCTGGGATTGGGCATCCGCAGTGTCACCGTCGTCACTGGTTACCGCCCACTCTACAACCATGTATGCCATGACGACTCTTTACCCCTCCCACTTCACCTATTTTATTCTAGTTGATTGAGAGATATGGTCAGTCTAGTTGAATCAATACTAAAAAAACTATTTTTAGTAGATCTGTTGCTGCTGTTCCCATGTGCTTAGGATGTTTCCCCTGTTCAGTTCTGAATCTGAGTGGAGAAGCTAGCACAACTGTACTGTCTGCTGGATATGATTTGGTTCTTTACTTTAGATTTTAGATTATAAATGCTTGTAACTATTTATCTAAACTTGCACTGGCTGTCGGCCTTATTGCACCGTAGCGGAAAGAGGATATAACCCATCAGACTTTTCCATTGACAGTCAGTTCTCAATAGTCTCTGTATTATTGATGATTCCTTCTTTCAGTTACCAGTTCGAACTGAAAACAGTGTACTGTCTTTGCTACCCTCCTATTCATCATAGACATAAGAAAGTCTCTCCTGCTCGGTTCGTTTAGAAAAACAAAAACATAAGAACGTGTTAGAATTTGATATGTCAAACTTCCTTAACCTTTTGTGGTTTGAGTGCATTTCTTTATTCATATCTTGACCAATACATCATGTTTTCAGTCAATGGGCAGTTAACTAAGATGGCAGTCTAAAATTGTTCAGTACTCACACACTCTTCCCCGTGTTTCCCTTTCCTCATCCCTGTGTTTGGACTCAGGTTTTGGTCCCCAGATGGTTTTCTTGGGGGATGTGTTACTGGATCCTTTGGGATTTGGGATCAATCTGTAATGTGTTTTTTGAactcttttctctctctttatttcaaaggcagagctcctgcccaTTTTCGTTCAAAAAAAGTACTCACAAACACTCCACTGTATGTAACACTAAAATGGAGTGTTTTTTGTAACACAACTGCATGGTGTTAGATGTTTCAAGTCATTTGTTCAGCAAGAACTTGTAAACTTGAATGGCGATATGTGTCTGGTTCGGTGCCAATCTTTGTTGCTTAGATCTTAGGCATAGGCCGCCAAGAGATATTGATACTAGTTGATTGAGTTGCCTAAGAGAAACTTAGTTTTACTGTTTTAGTATATTTGGTGCTGCTGTTTCCATGTCCTTAGGGTATTTCAATGTCTGTTCAGCTCTAAATCTTACTGGATACTTATGTGAGTGGAGAAGCTAGCAGCACTGCAGTGTCTACTGGACAGGATTTGGTTGGACATTAGACCTTAACATATTCTTGAAATGAGTATTTTGTGGCGCCATGATCCCAACTTGTCTGAACATGCATTGGTTGTCTTACTTATTGCATGGCAGGAGGGAAATGATATATGAATATGATGGATCAGACTTTTTTCATTGATAGCCAGttctcaagagtttctgtactTGATAGTTCCTTCTTTCAGCTACCAGTTTGAACTGAAAaaacagtattttttttttgctacttTCCCTATTCATTCATAAGAAACATAAATAAGTGTTAGAGTTTGAGATGCCAAACATCACTAACTTTGTGGTTTCACTCCAGTCATTGGGTAGTTTCACTAAGATGTCAGTCAATTATCCATTACTCACAAACACTAAACTGCAGCATTTGTTGTAATACAACTGCATAATGTTTTGAGTCATTTGTTCAGCAAGAAGTGTAAATCTGGAGGATGATATGGATCTAGTTCAGTGCCAGTTTATCTGTTGTGTGCATTGCTAAGTAGAAAACTTCTTAAGATTTTTTTTGTTCTGGTCTTATGATGACATCTGCGTACCCTGTATGTGCTTGACAAACCATAATAATTCACTCTTTTGATCATATTTTCCTAATATATACTCTGTGCATTTGCAGATGCTTGGCATTTGGCGCCCATCTGGGAAGAAGCTGGCAGATATGATGAATCAGGTTCTGTCAGTCCGAAAGAAGTTTGATCAATGTGAAGTCTCACTTGTTGAGCCAAGCCAAGTCAGCTATGTCGTAAAATTAGCAACAGATTCACTAACTGTTCAGATCGCCAAAGCTCTTGCTGCCAATGCTAGCAAGGAGAAAAGAGAAAGCTGCGCCATCTGCTTGGAAGACACTGACATTACCAAAATCCATGTGGTTGAAGGTTGTGCACACCACTTCTGCTTCTCGTGCATGAAGGAGCATGTGAAAGTTAAGCTGCTCAATGGAACTCTCCCAGCTTGCCCACAAGAGGGATGCACCACAAAGCTAAGTGTGGAGGGTTCAAGGGTATTTCTTTCGCCACGGCTGTTAGAGATCATGGTGCAACGCACGAGGGAAGGACAGATCCCTCCAGGCCAAAAGATTTACTGTCCATATCCCAAGTGTTCAGCCTTGATGTCCTTGGGGGAAGTGATCCATCCGATGCAAGAGTCCTCCTCAAGGTACACAGCTGCTGATGCTGCCACATTGAGGAAGTGTGTGAAATGCAGAGGCTCCTTTTGCTTGAGCTGTAAAGTCCCATGGCATGATAGCATGAGTTGCTATGAGTACAAGATGAGGTACCCCCACGCTCGCCCAGAAGATGCAAAATTACAGAACCTGGCAAGGCAGAGGCTGTGGCGCCAATGTGT is a window from the Sorghum bicolor cultivar BTx623 chromosome 5, Sorghum_bicolor_NCBIv3, whole genome shotgun sequence genome containing:
- the LOC8067567 gene encoding uncharacterized protein LOC8067567, yielding MMAGGDDLAALHEQVALASSAAISASDLDLAFQLQVAEAIQASLRSHNAAAPSSSSQAAPVLPVPEPSSDAAYAFAVQAADLTRAEQDRRDAEACRAAQARVAASARIAAHDALFARDLAAIPEDQWAHDGDYFERPVDSSPRPLFRVFSKGMPSRDVVGPRNRDPSVAVLAVAVSRTQGGVVLRIQKPVERFVGGRMIVEVMALMEGLDAALGLGIRSVTVVTGYRPLYNHMLGIWRPSGKKLADMMNQVLSVRKKFDQCEVSLVEPSQVSYVVKLATDSLTVQIAKALAANASKEKRESCAICLEDTDITKIHVVEGCAHHFCFSCMKEHVKVKLLNGTLPACPQEGCTTKLSVEGSRVFLSPRLLEIMVQRTREGQIPPGQKIYCPYPKCSALMSLGEVIHPMQESSSRYTAADAATLRKCVKCRGSFCLSCKVPWHDSMSCYEYKMRYPHARPEDAKLQNLARQRLWRQCVKCKHMIELAEGCYHMICVCGYEFCYTCGKEWKNKKASCSCPLWDERNIIREEDDDDYEEDDDDYEEDDDGLYY